The sequence CAACGCGGCGCCGAACAGGATCGGCATGAACAGCCCCTCGCCGCGGTAGATCGGCCCGGCGAGGATCACGGCCGGCACCGGCACGTGGAGCGCGCCGCTCATCAGGAAACGCGCGAAGCCGGCGAGCCCGAGCGCGAGCTGAGCGAAGAACACGACCGTGAAGAGCAGCCAGGCGCGCCGCCGCCACGCGGGCTGCGCCTTCGGGTCGAGCATCCTCCCCGCGAGCCACGCGGCCCAGGCGGCGAGCGCCGCGATCTCGATCCACCCGCCGCCCGGCAGGAACCTCTCGGCGAGCAGCATCGGCGGCTCGACGACGAGATGAACAACGACGAGAGTCCCAGCCGTCAGAAGAAACGCGATCAAGGCCGCCGGCCGCGCAGCGGGTCTGCCCTCCGAAAGCCTGGAGGAGGGCTGCCCGCGTCGCAGGCCGTGCGGCGCTCGGGTGTCTTCAGATCCAGTCCTCGGCAATGACCTCTCCCTGGAGGCTGACGAGGACGCGCTTCAGGGGCACCTTGCGCGACGCGCGCGACAGCGCCTCCTCCACGAGCCGCTGCAGCCCGCCGCAGCACGGCACCTCCATGACGAGCACGGTGATCGTGTTCACCCGCGCCTCGTCGACGAGCGCGACGAGCTTCTCGAGGTACGCGTCCTGCCCCTCGTCGAGCTTCGGGCACGCGATCGCGAGCGCCTTGCCCTTGAGGTGCCCCGAGTGGAAGTCGCCCATCGCGAACGCGGTGCAGTCGGCCGCGAGCAGGAGATCCGCCCCCTGGAAGTACGGCGCGCGCGGCGAGACGAGGTGGAGCTGCACGGGCCACTGCCGCAGCTCGGAGGCCTGCGGGCCCGCCGCCGCGACCGCCGCGGCCGCCGGCCGCTCGAACGTCATGACGCGCGAGCCCGGGCAGCCGCCCATGTGCCCGTGATCGTGCGCCGGCGCCCGGCCGAGCCGCTTCGCGACCGCGGCCTCGTCGTACTCGTCGGCGTCGCGCTCCTCGATGGTGATGGCGCCCTCCGGGCAGTCGCCGAGGCAGGCGCCGAGCCCGTCGCACAGGTTGTCCGCGGCGAGCCGCGCCTTGCCGTCGACGATCTGTATGGCGCCCTCCGCGCAGGCCGGCACGCAGACGCCGCAGCCGGTGCACTTCTCCTCGTCGATCCTCACGATGCTCCGTTTCGCCATCCTCAAATCTCCTGCTGGCCGGCGTCGGGCTCCGCGGCCGGCGCGGGCG is a genomic window of Pseudomonadota bacterium containing:
- a CDS encoding 4Fe-4S binding protein, whose translation is MAKRSIVRIDEEKCTGCGVCVPACAEGAIQIVDGKARLAADNLCDGLGACLGDCPEGAITIEERDADEYDEAAVAKRLGRAPAHDHGHMGGCPGSRVMTFERPAAAAVAAAGPQASELRQWPVQLHLVSPRAPYFQGADLLLAADCTAFAMGDFHSGHLKGKALAIACPKLDEGQDAYLEKLVALVDEARVNTITVLVMEVPCCGGLQRLVEEALSRASRKVPLKRVLVSLQGEVIAEDWI